In Streptomyces sp. NBC_00433, a single genomic region encodes these proteins:
- a CDS encoding Asp23/Gls24 family envelope stress response protein, whose product MASAVPGQLPPADRGALRIADRVVAKIAAQAAGEVLADAPGADLVPDDAQPHASVSVRKDTARLRLALELGYPANIGAVCHTIRRHVTGKVEALTGMDVPEVAIEVERLHSAATRRKEGRVE is encoded by the coding sequence ATGGCCTCAGCCGTGCCCGGCCAACTGCCCCCCGCCGACCGCGGCGCGCTGCGGATCGCCGACCGGGTGGTCGCCAAGATCGCAGCCCAGGCGGCGGGTGAGGTGCTGGCCGACGCGCCGGGCGCGGACCTGGTGCCGGACGACGCCCAGCCGCACGCCTCCGTGTCGGTACGCAAGGACACCGCCAGGCTGCGGCTGGCGCTCGAACTGGGCTACCCGGCGAACATCGGGGCGGTGTGCCACACGATCCGGCGCCACGTCACCGGCAAGGTCGAGGCGTTGACGGGTATGGATGTACCCGAGGTGGCCATCGAGGTCGAGCGGCTGCACTCGGCGGCGACGCGCCGCAAGGAGGGGAGGGTCGAATGA
- a CDS encoding nucleopolyhedrovirus P10 family protein → MDRLARTVREQVALGRLLPLGEAADAAWITESAAVGALRRAADGVGGVRLGAVDLALDGEASEPGRPGGAAPVGALPYRPLRITADFEAGLDDPLPRTAERLRAALWATAEDWLGVPVHSVDLEVTGLLDGGAAADPVLEGVVVDDGDAARELADAPAAGAPAALVAAAALAVPGVLRLTRRLAGLGSGVRVRDTAADAEGPAGRRVQLQFAVAAGHRPFAVARAVTAAIAPVAAAGAPGPVTTAVVVTDTH, encoded by the coding sequence ATGGACCGACTGGCCAGGACCGTCAGGGAGCAGGTGGCATTGGGGCGGCTCCTTCCGCTCGGCGAGGCCGCGGACGCCGCCTGGATCACCGAGAGCGCCGCTGTCGGCGCCCTGCGGCGGGCCGCGGACGGCGTCGGCGGCGTACGGCTGGGGGCGGTGGACCTGGCACTGGACGGGGAGGCGTCCGAGCCCGGACGGCCGGGCGGCGCCGCGCCGGTGGGCGCGCTGCCCTACCGGCCGCTGCGGATCACCGCGGACTTCGAGGCCGGGCTCGACGACCCGCTGCCGCGCACCGCGGAGCGGCTGCGGGCCGCGCTGTGGGCGACGGCCGAGGACTGGCTCGGGGTGCCCGTCCACTCGGTCGATCTGGAGGTCACCGGGCTGCTCGACGGCGGGGCGGCGGCCGATCCGGTGCTGGAAGGCGTGGTGGTGGACGACGGCGACGCGGCGCGGGAGCTGGCCGACGCCCCGGCCGCCGGCGCCCCCGCGGCCCTGGTGGCGGCCGCCGCGCTGGCCGTGCCCGGGGTGCTGCGGCTGACCCGGCGGCTGGCCGGCCTCGGCAGCGGTGTCCGGGTCCGCGACACCGCGGCGGACGCGGAGGGCCCGGCGGGCCGCCGCGTACAGCTGCAGTTCGCGGTGGCGGCGGGCCACCGCCCGTTCGCGGTGGCTCGGGCGGTGACGGCGGCGATCGCCCCGGTGGCGGCGGCGGGCGCCCCCGGGCCGGTGACGACGGCGGTCGTGGTGACCGACACGCACTGA
- a CDS encoding ATP-binding cassette domain-containing protein: MITATGLELRAGARVLIESASFRVAKGDRIGLVGRNGAGKTTLTKVLAGEGQPAAGSVTRSGEVGYLPQDPRTGDLDMLASDRILGARDLDTVLRKMRENEERMANGKGATRENAMKKYARLETEFLTKGGYAAEAEAATIAAALGLPDRILGQQLHTLSGGQRRRVELARILFSDADTLLLDEPTNHLDADSISWLRDYLKTYRGGFIVISHDVNLIETVVNKVFYLDANRSQIDVYNMGWKLYQQQREADEKRRRRERANAEKKAAALNSQADKMRAKATKTVAAQNMARRADKLLAGLDAVRVSDKVAKLRFPDPAPCGKTPLMANGLSKSYGSLEIFTDVDLAIDRGSRVVILGLNGAGKTTLLRLLAGVETPDTGEVTPGHGLKLGYYAQEHETLDPERTVLENMRSSAPDTDLVEIRKILGSFLFSGDDVDKPAGVLSGGEKTRLALASLVVSSANVLLLDEPTNNLDPASREEILGALHTFSGAVVLVTHDEGAVEALQPERIILLPDGVEDLWGQDYADLVALA; the protein is encoded by the coding sequence GTGATCACTGCCACCGGCCTGGAGCTGCGCGCCGGCGCCCGCGTCCTCATCGAATCCGCGTCCTTCCGCGTCGCCAAGGGCGACCGCATCGGCCTGGTCGGCCGCAATGGCGCGGGCAAGACCACCTTGACCAAGGTGCTGGCCGGGGAGGGCCAGCCCGCCGCGGGGAGCGTGACGCGGTCCGGCGAGGTCGGGTATCTCCCGCAGGACCCGCGCACCGGCGATCTGGACATGCTCGCCAGCGACCGCATCCTGGGCGCCCGCGACCTCGACACCGTGCTGCGCAAGATGCGCGAGAACGAGGAGCGGATGGCGAACGGCAAGGGCGCCACCCGCGAGAACGCGATGAAGAAATACGCCCGCCTGGAGACGGAGTTCCTCACCAAGGGCGGTTACGCGGCGGAGGCGGAGGCGGCCACGATCGCGGCGGCGCTCGGCCTGCCGGACCGTATCCTCGGCCAGCAGCTGCACACCCTGTCGGGTGGACAGCGGCGCCGTGTCGAGCTGGCCAGGATCCTGTTCTCGGACGCGGACACCCTGCTGCTCGACGAGCCGACGAACCACCTGGACGCGGACTCGATCAGCTGGCTGCGCGACTACCTGAAGACGTATCGCGGCGGATTCATCGTCATCTCCCACGATGTGAACCTGATCGAGACGGTCGTCAACAAGGTCTTCTATCTCGACGCCAACCGCTCGCAGATCGACGTCTACAACATGGGCTGGAAGCTCTACCAGCAGCAGCGCGAAGCCGATGAGAAGCGCCGCAGGCGCGAACGCGCGAATGCGGAGAAGAAAGCCGCCGCGCTCAATTCGCAGGCCGACAAGATGCGCGCCAAGGCCACCAAAACCGTCGCGGCGCAGAACATGGCGCGGCGGGCCGACAAGCTGCTCGCCGGCCTCGACGCGGTGCGGGTCTCGGACAAGGTCGCGAAGCTGCGCTTCCCCGACCCGGCGCCGTGCGGCAAGACGCCGCTGATGGCCAACGGCCTTTCCAAGTCGTACGGGTCGCTGGAGATTTTCACCGACGTGGACCTGGCGATCGACCGCGGCTCGCGGGTGGTCATCCTGGGGCTGAACGGCGCGGGCAAGACCACCCTGCTGCGGCTGCTCGCCGGGGTGGAGACGCCGGACACCGGCGAGGTGACGCCGGGGCACGGGCTGAAGCTCGGCTATTACGCGCAGGAGCACGAGACGCTCGACCCGGAGCGCACGGTGCTGGAGAACATGCGTTCTTCCGCGCCGGACACCGATCTGGTGGAGATCCGCAAGATCCTCGGCTCCTTCCTCTTCTCCGGCGACGACGTCGACAAGCCGGCCGGTGTGCTGTCCGGCGGCGAGAAGACCCGGCTGGCGCTGGCCTCGCTGGTGGTCTCCAGCGCCAACGTGCTGCTGCTCGACGAGCCCACCAACAACCTCGACCCGGCCAGCCGGGAGGAGATCCTGGGCGCCCTGCACACCTTCAGCGGCGCGGTGGTGCTGGTCACCCACGACGAGGGCGCGGTGGAGGCGCTGCAGCCCGAGCGGATCATCCTGCTGCCCGACGGTGTCGAGGACCTGTGGGGCCAGGACTACGCGGACCTGGTCGCCCTGGCCTGA
- a CDS encoding FAD-binding oxidoreductase: protein MATVNGGISFWYAGTGIPLPREPLPGDAEADVVIVGGGYTGLWTAYYLKQAVPFLRITVLEAKFCGYGASGRNGGWLYNGIAGRDRYAELHGHDAAVALQRAMNSTVDEVVRVAAAEGIDADIQQGGVLEVAYSPAQLARLRAYHDREAAFGEKDRVLLGAAESARRIRAAGTVGASWTPHGARVHPVKLLQGLAAAVERLGVTVHESTVVTEIRPKHAVTPYGTVRAPYVLRCTEGFTASVKGQRRTWLPMNSSMIVTEPLSPEMWETIGWEGGETLGDLAHAYMYAQRTADGRIALGGRGVPYRFGSRTDNDGRTSERTVAALREVLVRLFPATAGVAVEHAWSGVLGVPRDWCASVQLDRTTGLGWAGGYVGSGVATSNLAARTLRDLVRQDSGQGHGTELTALPWVGHRVRRWEPEPLRWAGVRGMYAAYRGADRRELTGRSAATDPVARYADRLSGRH from the coding sequence ATGGCCACCGTCAACGGCGGAATCTCGTTCTGGTACGCAGGCACGGGCATACCGCTGCCGCGCGAGCCGCTGCCCGGGGACGCGGAGGCCGACGTGGTGATCGTCGGCGGCGGCTACACGGGGCTGTGGACGGCGTATTACCTGAAGCAGGCCGTGCCCTTCCTGCGGATCACCGTGCTGGAGGCGAAGTTCTGCGGCTACGGCGCCTCCGGGCGCAATGGCGGCTGGCTCTACAACGGCATCGCGGGCCGCGACCGCTATGCCGAGCTGCACGGCCACGACGCGGCGGTCGCCTTGCAGCGGGCGATGAATTCCACCGTGGACGAGGTGGTGCGGGTCGCCGCGGCCGAGGGCATCGACGCGGACATCCAGCAGGGCGGGGTGCTGGAAGTGGCGTATTCGCCGGCGCAGTTGGCGCGGCTGCGGGCGTACCACGACCGGGAGGCGGCCTTCGGCGAGAAGGACCGGGTGCTGCTCGGCGCGGCGGAGTCGGCGCGGCGGATCAGGGCGGCGGGCACGGTCGGGGCGAGCTGGACGCCGCACGGCGCCCGGGTGCATCCGGTGAAGCTGCTGCAGGGGCTGGCCGCGGCGGTGGAGCGGCTCGGGGTGACCGTCCACGAGTCGACGGTGGTGACCGAGATCCGCCCCAAGCACGCGGTCACCCCGTACGGCACGGTCCGCGCGCCGTACGTGCTGCGCTGCACCGAGGGCTTCACCGCGTCGGTGAAGGGGCAGCGCCGCACCTGGCTGCCGATGAATTCCTCGATGATCGTGACGGAGCCGCTGTCGCCGGAGATGTGGGAGACGATCGGCTGGGAGGGCGGCGAGACGCTGGGCGACCTGGCGCACGCGTACATGTACGCGCAGCGCACCGCGGACGGCCGGATCGCGCTGGGCGGGCGCGGGGTGCCGTACCGCTTCGGTTCGCGTACCGACAACGACGGGCGGACCTCGGAGCGTACGGTGGCCGCGCTGCGCGAGGTGCTGGTGCGGCTCTTCCCCGCGACGGCGGGGGTCGCGGTCGAGCACGCCTGGTCGGGGGTGCTGGGGGTGCCGCGCGACTGGTGCGCGAGCGTGCAGCTGGACCGTACGACGGGCCTGGGCTGGGCGGGCGGCTATGTCGGCAGCGGGGTGGCGACGTCGAATCTGGCCGCCCGTACGCTGCGGGACCTGGTGCGGCAGGACTCGGGGCAGGGGCACGGCACCGAGCTGACGGCGCTGCCGTGGGTGGGCCACCGGGTGCGGCGCTGGGAGCCGGAGCCGCTGCGCTGGGCGGGGGTGCGCGGGATGTACGCGGCCTACCGGGGCGCCGACCGGCGCGAGCTGACCGGCCGGAGCGCGGCGACCGACCCGGTGGCGCGGTATGCCGACCGGCTGTCCGGGCGGCACTGA
- a CDS encoding DUF6286 domain-containing protein, translating into MSDDEGSHLYREQDPTRSNAENARVSMAKEPEIEPYAVTFGLPGGGQGPKVRRFWSGRRIPAALTAAVLFGLAGLFLYDIASVRADRKAMRWRVSLAHQLATRHLEDVWIILGASVAAALGLWLLILALTPGERQVLPMARSGSAGVRAGLDRHAAELVLRDRAMEVSGVRTAKVDVGRRKIKARATSHFRELEEVRSDLTTALGQAVRQLGLSRSPHLSIHLQRAEKKG; encoded by the coding sequence ATGAGCGACGACGAGGGCAGCCACCTCTACCGCGAGCAGGACCCGACCAGGTCCAATGCCGAGAACGCCCGCGTGAGCATGGCCAAAGAGCCCGAGATCGAGCCGTACGCGGTCACGTTCGGCCTGCCGGGCGGCGGCCAGGGCCCCAAGGTCCGCCGCTTCTGGTCCGGCCGCCGCATCCCCGCGGCGCTGACCGCCGCGGTGCTGTTCGGACTCGCCGGACTCTTCCTCTACGACATCGCCTCGGTCCGCGCCGACCGCAAGGCGATGCGGTGGCGTGTCAGCCTCGCCCACCAGCTCGCCACCCGGCACCTGGAAGACGTCTGGATCATCCTCGGCGCCTCCGTGGCCGCCGCGCTCGGCCTGTGGCTGCTCATCCTCGCCCTCACCCCCGGCGAGCGACAGGTGCTGCCGATGGCCCGCAGCGGATCGGCCGGCGTCCGCGCGGGACTCGACCGGCACGCCGCCGAACTGGTGCTGCGCGACCGGGCGATGGAGGTCTCCGGGGTGCGCACGGCCAAGGTCGACGTCGGCCGCCGCAAGATCAAGGCCCGCGCCACCTCGCACTTCCGCGAACTCGAGGAAGTGCGCTCCGACCTGACAACCGCGCTCGGCCAGGCCGTACGCCAGCTGGGCCTGTCCAGGTCGCCGCACCTGAGCATCCACCTCCAGCGGGCCGAGAAGAAGGGGTGA
- a CDS encoding Asp23/Gls24 family envelope stress response protein: MTDSTQHNRPEPEGSSITAESGRTLDKGNVGSGRKALGDPASRGRTTIADGVVEKIAGLAARDVVGVHAMGTGLSRTFGAVRDRVPGSTRSVTRGVKAEVGEVQTALDLDIVVEYGVSIVEVARAVRENVIAAVERMTGLEVVEVNVAVGDVKLPDEDDDDDREQRVQ, translated from the coding sequence ATGACGGACAGCACGCAGCACAACCGGCCGGAGCCCGAGGGCTCGTCGATAACAGCGGAGAGCGGCAGGACCCTCGACAAGGGCAACGTCGGCTCGGGCCGCAAGGCACTCGGCGACCCCGCGAGCCGCGGCCGCACCACGATCGCCGACGGCGTGGTCGAGAAGATCGCCGGACTCGCGGCCCGTGACGTGGTGGGCGTGCACGCGATGGGCACCGGACTGTCCCGCACGTTCGGTGCGGTACGCGACCGGGTCCCCGGCAGCACCCGCTCGGTGACCCGCGGCGTCAAGGCCGAGGTGGGCGAGGTGCAGACCGCGCTCGACCTGGACATCGTCGTGGAGTACGGCGTGTCCATCGTCGAAGTCGCCCGCGCGGTGCGGGAGAACGTGATCGCGGCGGTCGAGCGGATGACCGGGCTCGAAGTCGTCGAGGTCAATGTCGCGGTCGGCGACGTGAAGTTGCCCGACGAGGACGATGATGACGACCGTGAGCAGCGGGTCCAGTAG
- a CDS encoding class II aldolase/adducin family protein produces MRDAVEKAWSDVVDTARRTVTDGLVVGTSGNVSARVGDLVVVTPTAMPYDRLRPQDLVAVDLEGRQVRGALRPTSELPLHLAVYGGTDAQAIVHTHAPHATAVSTLVDELPPIHYVTAALGGPVRVAPYALYGTPELAALALAALADRTACLLGNHGTLAYGSTLDVAYERTAQLEWMSHVWLLATASGGPRLLTPADLAAAATRLSTYAQPGA; encoded by the coding sequence GTGCGCGACGCAGTCGAGAAAGCCTGGTCGGACGTGGTCGACACGGCCCGCCGCACCGTCACCGACGGCCTCGTCGTCGGCACGTCGGGCAACGTGTCCGCGCGGGTCGGCGATCTGGTCGTCGTGACGCCCACCGCGATGCCCTACGACCGGCTGCGCCCCCAGGACCTGGTCGCCGTCGACCTCGAAGGCCGCCAGGTGCGCGGGGCGCTGCGGCCCACCAGCGAACTGCCGCTGCACCTGGCCGTCTACGGCGGGACCGACGCGCAGGCGATCGTCCACACGCACGCGCCGCACGCGACGGCCGTCTCCACGCTGGTGGACGAGCTGCCGCCGATCCACTACGTCACCGCCGCCCTCGGCGGGCCGGTCCGCGTCGCCCCCTACGCCCTCTACGGCACGCCCGAGCTCGCCGCCCTCGCCCTGGCCGCCCTCGCCGACCGCACGGCGTGCCTCCTGGGCAACCACGGCACCCTCGCGTACGGCTCCACGCTCGACGTCGCCTACGAGCGCACGGCCCAGCTCGAATGGATGAGCCACGTCTGGCTCCTCGCCACCGCCTCCGGCGGCCCACGCCTCCTCACCCCCGCGGACCTCGCCGCGGCGGCAACCCGCCTCTCCACGTACGCCCAGCCGGGGGCCTGA
- a CDS encoding helix-turn-helix domain-containing protein produces the protein MAETLKKGSRVTGAAREKLAADLKKKYDSGASIRALAEETGRSYGFVHRMLSESGVTLRGRGGATRGKKAVTA, from the coding sequence GTGGCCGAGACTCTGAAGAAGGGCAGCCGGGTGACCGGCGCCGCGCGCGAGAAGCTCGCGGCGGACCTGAAGAAGAAGTACGACTCCGGTGCGAGTATCCGGGCACTGGCCGAGGAGACCGGCCGGTCCTATGGATTCGTGCACCGGATGCTCAGCGAGTCCGGCGTGACCCTGCGCGGACGCGGCGGGGCGACCAGGGGCAAGAAGGCGGTCACGGCCTGA
- a CDS encoding enoyl-CoA hydratase/isomerase family protein, translated as MPDDKILLEHDGVRLVLDGTGTVATITLCNPAKRNAQSPALWEALIEAGRLLPGQVRVAVLRAEGPSFSAGLDRKAFTPEGFDGGPSFLELGRGSEADLDATIAMYQQAFTWWRRTDLITVAAVQGHAIGAGFQLALACDLRVCADDVRFAMRETGLGLVPDLTGTKPLAELVGYGRALEICVTGRYVHAEEAERTGLANLVVPAAELDAAVADLAAALLAPPRDAVNETKALLRTALSHTEADQFAAERAAQARRLRSLTGAAE; from the coding sequence ATGCCCGATGACAAGATCCTGCTCGAACACGACGGAGTCCGGCTGGTCCTGGACGGCACCGGCACCGTCGCCACCATCACCCTGTGCAACCCGGCCAAGCGCAACGCCCAGTCGCCTGCCTTGTGGGAGGCGCTGATCGAGGCGGGCCGGCTGCTGCCGGGGCAGGTACGGGTCGCGGTGCTGCGCGCCGAGGGGCCGTCCTTCTCCGCCGGTCTCGACCGGAAGGCGTTCACACCCGAGGGCTTCGACGGCGGTCCGTCGTTCCTGGAACTCGGGCGCGGATCCGAGGCCGACCTCGACGCGACCATCGCCATGTACCAGCAGGCCTTCACCTGGTGGCGGCGCACCGACCTGATCACGGTCGCCGCCGTCCAGGGGCATGCCATCGGGGCCGGCTTCCAGCTCGCGCTGGCCTGCGACCTGCGGGTGTGCGCCGACGACGTGCGGTTCGCCATGCGCGAGACCGGCCTCGGGCTCGTCCCCGACCTGACCGGCACCAAGCCGCTCGCCGAGCTGGTCGGATACGGCCGCGCGCTGGAGATCTGCGTCACCGGGCGCTACGTGCACGCCGAGGAGGCCGAGCGCACCGGCCTGGCCAACCTGGTCGTGCCCGCCGCCGAGCTGGACGCCGCCGTCGCCGACCTGGCCGCCGCCCTGCTGGCCCCGCCGCGCGACGCCGTCAACGAGACCAAGGCGCTGCTGCGTACTGCCCTGTCCCACACCGAGGCCGACCAGTTCGCGGCCGAGCGCGCCGCCCAGGCCCGCAGGCTGCGCAGCCTGACCGGCGCGGCGGAGTAG
- a CDS encoding inorganic phosphate transporter encodes MEHMTLLIGIVIATALVFDFTNGFHDTANAMATTISTGALKPKTAVAMSAVLNLVGAFLSVEVAKTISGGIIDESSGIKPEMIFAALVGAIVWNMLTWLAGLPSSSSHALFGGLIGATLVAVGRHGVHGEAVVMKVLIPALAAPVVAGLAATLATRLSYRLGRHADPGTTAKGYRAGQIASAGLVSLAHGTNDAQKTMGVITLALITGGVVAPHADPPLWVIVSAGTAIALGTYIGGWRIIRTMGKGLTDIQPQQGFAAQTGAAATILASSHLGFALSTTQVCSGSVMGAGLGRTGAVVRWGTAGRMVAAWALTLPAAGLVAAGAALLTDQGTWGVVTVAVAGLAICATIRTAARRKPITHANVNDEPAAAAEPQGAVTAAIAAVIQPPVGLPGTTSPAPTA; translated from the coding sequence ATGGAACACATGACGCTCCTGATCGGAATCGTCATCGCCACCGCACTCGTGTTCGACTTCACGAACGGCTTCCACGACACCGCCAACGCGATGGCCACCACCATCTCCACCGGTGCACTCAAACCCAAGACGGCGGTGGCCATGTCCGCCGTTCTCAACCTCGTCGGCGCCTTCCTGTCCGTGGAGGTCGCCAAGACCATCTCCGGCGGCATCATCGACGAGTCATCGGGCATCAAACCCGAGATGATCTTCGCGGCGCTGGTCGGCGCGATCGTCTGGAACATGCTGACCTGGCTGGCCGGACTGCCGTCCAGCTCCTCGCACGCGCTGTTCGGCGGCCTGATCGGCGCCACGCTGGTCGCGGTCGGGCGGCACGGGGTGCACGGCGAAGCAGTCGTGATGAAGGTCCTCATCCCGGCGCTCGCCGCGCCGGTCGTGGCGGGCCTCGCCGCGACCCTCGCCACCCGGCTGAGCTACCGCCTCGGCCGCCACGCCGACCCCGGCACCACCGCCAAGGGCTACCGGGCCGGGCAGATCGCCTCAGCGGGCCTGGTCTCGCTCGCCCACGGCACCAACGACGCGCAGAAGACGATGGGCGTCATCACCCTCGCGCTGATCACCGGCGGCGTCGTCGCCCCGCACGCCGACCCGCCGCTGTGGGTCATCGTCTCGGCGGGCACCGCGATCGCGCTGGGCACGTACATCGGCGGCTGGCGGATCATCCGCACCATGGGCAAGGGCCTCACCGACATCCAGCCGCAGCAGGGCTTCGCGGCGCAGACCGGTGCCGCCGCGACCATCCTGGCCTCCTCCCACCTCGGCTTCGCGCTGTCCACCACCCAGGTCTGCTCCGGCTCGGTGATGGGCGCCGGGCTCGGCCGCACCGGCGCGGTCGTGCGCTGGGGGACCGCGGGGCGGATGGTCGCCGCGTGGGCGCTGACGCTGCCCGCGGCGGGGCTGGTCGCCGCCGGGGCCGCGCTGCTGACCGACCAGGGCACCTGGGGCGTGGTCACGGTCGCCGTCGCCGGCCTGGCGATCTGCGCCACGATCCGCACGGCGGCCCGCCGCAAGCCGATCACCCACGCCAACGTCAACGACGAGCCCGCGGCTGCCGCCGAGCCGCAGGGCGCGGTCACCGCGGCCATCGCCGCCGTCATCCAGCCGCCGGTCGGCCTCCCGGGCACGACCTCCCCGGCCCCGACCGCCTGA
- the amaP gene encoding alkaline shock response membrane anchor protein AmaP — protein MRTTFNRVMLGLTGLVLLVVGLSVLVGGLDLQRHWDFTMPDWWPFSGPKDVLLSEHNRTRYRSDGWWWPVVFVVLGVLFVGALWWLLAQARTRRLRQIRIDSGDGQGALLRGRALENVLRSESEAYDGVEWSNAVLGGRRGAPEARLVLGLAPHATPEDVVAGLDAEVLEHARASAGLPGLPAEARLRAVRHRAARVS, from the coding sequence ATGCGCACCACGTTCAACCGGGTCATGCTCGGGCTGACCGGCCTGGTCCTCCTGGTGGTCGGCCTGTCCGTGCTGGTCGGCGGCCTCGACCTGCAACGCCACTGGGATTTCACGATGCCCGACTGGTGGCCCTTCAGCGGCCCCAAGGACGTCCTGCTCTCCGAGCACAACAGGACCCGCTACCGCTCCGACGGCTGGTGGTGGCCGGTGGTCTTCGTCGTGCTCGGCGTGCTCTTCGTGGGCGCCCTGTGGTGGCTGCTGGCCCAGGCCCGCACCAGGCGGCTGCGGCAGATCAGGATCGACAGCGGCGACGGCCAGGGCGCGCTGCTGCGCGGGCGGGCGCTGGAGAATGTGCTGCGCTCCGAGTCCGAGGCGTATGACGGGGTCGAGTGGTCCAACGCGGTGCTCGGTGGGCGGCGGGGGGCGCCCGAGGCGCGCCTCGTGCTGGGGCTCGCCCCGCATGCCACCCCCGAGGATGTTGTCGCCGGGCTCGACGCGGAGGTCCTCGAACACGCCCGCGCGTCGGCCGGGCTTCCCGGCCTTCCCGCGGAGGCGCGCCTCCGCGCGGTCCGCCACCGTGCGGCCAGGGTCTCCTGA
- a CDS encoding alpha/beta hydrolase — translation MRLRTAVATATAALGAGTAAVVAVGRYGSRFALKPSAEGPAPEGTVTVHTVTADRVVLTRTAASGRRGTYGLAADGLHAIAGDVVDGTAYSVTRKLLAVPHGSLDPGAPVRMTPQVHCGNPRVALGLDYTEVEVPGELGPLPGWYLPGARSTWVISVHGLGATREHAMNVLPALHHHRFTQLVLGYRGDPEAPAPPDGIGHLGRTEWRDLDAAMRYAVEYGAQRIVLYGWSTGATMALHAQHLSAVGNLVRGLVLDSPVLDWRATVAAAAQWHGLPANLTPLAVRAAEGRTEPSGRHGAAPAVPAPPTVPTLIFHGPEDTLAPWGPSRELAARYPDLVVLHSVRGAQHGAMWNADPVGYEEILRRFLTPLM, via the coding sequence ATGCGACTACGAACCGCCGTGGCGACAGCCACCGCCGCCCTGGGTGCCGGCACCGCCGCCGTCGTGGCGGTCGGCCGGTACGGCTCGCGTTTCGCCCTCAAGCCGTCCGCCGAGGGCCCGGCGCCGGAGGGCACGGTCACCGTGCACACGGTCACCGCGGACCGCGTCGTCCTGACCCGCACCGCCGCGTCGGGCCGCCGCGGGACGTACGGCCTGGCGGCCGACGGCCTGCACGCGATCGCCGGCGACGTGGTCGACGGCACCGCCTACTCCGTGACCAGGAAGCTGCTCGCCGTACCGCACGGCTCGCTGGACCCGGGCGCCCCGGTCAGGATGACCCCGCAGGTGCACTGCGGGAATCCGCGGGTGGCGCTGGGCCTGGACTACACCGAGGTCGAGGTGCCGGGCGAGCTGGGCCCGCTGCCCGGCTGGTATCTGCCGGGCGCCCGCAGCACCTGGGTGATCAGCGTGCACGGCCTGGGCGCGACCCGCGAGCACGCGATGAACGTGCTGCCCGCCCTGCACCACCACCGCTTCACCCAGTTGGTCCTGGGCTACCGCGGCGACCCCGAGGCCCCGGCGCCGCCCGACGGCATCGGGCACCTGGGCCGGACCGAGTGGCGCGACCTGGACGCGGCGATGCGCTACGCGGTGGAGTACGGCGCCCAGCGCATCGTGCTCTACGGCTGGTCCACCGGCGCGACCATGGCCCTGCACGCGCAGCACCTGTCCGCGGTCGGGAACCTCGTCCGCGGCCTGGTCCTGGACTCGCCGGTGCTGGACTGGCGTGCCACGGTAGCCGCCGCCGCGCAGTGGCACGGGCTGCCCGCCAACCTGACACCGCTGGCCGTACGCGCGGCCGAGGGGCGTACGGAACCCTCGGGACGGCACGGCGCCGCCCCCGCCGTCCCGGCGCCGCCCACCGTGCCGACGCTGATCTTCCACGGCCCCGAGGACACCCTGGCGCCCTGGGGCCCGTCCCGTGAACTCGCCGCGCGCTACCCGGATCTGGTGGTCCTGCACAGCGTGCGCGGCGCCCAGCACGGGGCGATGTGGAATGCCGACCCGGTCGGCTACGAGGAGATCCTGCGCCGCTTCCTGACCCCGCTCATGTGA